The following are encoded together in the Citrus sinensis cultivar Valencia sweet orange chromosome 1, DVS_A1.0, whole genome shotgun sequence genome:
- the LOC102617941 gene encoding sugar transport protein 14, which yields MAGGGFTDAGDLKRAHLYEYRITSYFLIACMVAAMGGSLFGYDLGVSGGVTSMDDFLKEFFPKVYRRKQAHLTETDYCKYDNQVLTLFTSSLYFAGLVSTFGASYVTRSRGRRASIMVGSVSFFIGAILNACAVHISMLLLGRIFLGMGIGFGNQAVPLYLSEMAPAKIRGAVNQLFQLTTCLGILVANLINYGTEKIHPWGWRLSLGLATVPATLMFVGGLFLPETPNSLVEQGKLDEARKVLEKVRGTANVDAEFSDLIDASNAARAIKNPFRNLFKKKNRPQLVIGALGIPAFQQLTGMNSILFYAPVIFQSLGFGSGAALYSSVITGIALCIAALISMAFVDKFGRRAFFLEAGTEMIIYMVIVAITLALEFGEGKPLPKGIGIFLVIVICLFVLAYGRSWGPLGWLVPSELFPLEMRSAGQSVVVCNNLLFTALIAQAFLAALCHLKFGIFLVFGGLVVIMSAFIYFFLPETKQVPIEEIYLLFENHWFWKRIVKEDNGKFVEPVK from the exons ATGGCTGGAGGAGGATTTACAGATGCTGGTGACTTGAAGAGAGCTCATCTCTATGAGTACAGGATtacaagttattttttaatagctTGTATGGTTGCTGCCATGGGAGGATCTCTTTTCGGCTATGATCTTGGTGTTTCTG GTGGAGTGACTTCGATGGATGATTTCTTGAAGGAATTTTTCCCAAAAGTGTACAGAAGGAAGCAAGCGCATTTGACTGAAACAGATTACTGTAAATACGATAACCAAGTGCTCACACTCTTCACATCCTCATTATATTTTGCTGGGCTTGTCTCCACATTTGGAGCTTCTTATGTCACCAGAAGCAGAGGTAGAAGAGCTAGCATTATGGTTGGTTCAGTCAGTTTCTTCATAGGAGCAATTCTTAATGCATGTGCCGTACACATCTCTATGTTGCTCCTTGGACGCATCTTCCTTGGCATGGGGATTGGATTTGGCAACCAAGCAGTTCCTCTTTATCTATCCGAAATGGCACCTGCCAAGATCCGAGGAGCAGTTAACCAACTCTTCCAACTAACAACCTGCCTTGGCATCCTTGTAGCAAACTTGATCAATTACGGAACTGAAAAGATTCATCCGTGGGGATGGAGATTATCTCTTGGTTTAGCCACAGTCCCAGCTACGCTCATGTTTGTCGGAGGTCTTTTTCTTCCAGAGACTCCTAACAGCCTTGTAGAACAAGGCAAGTTAGACGAAGCAAGAAAGGTGTTGGAAAAAGTTAGAGGTACCGCAAATGTTGACGCAGAGTTTTCGGATCTTATCGATGCAAGCAATGCAGCACGGGCCATCAAGAATCCTTTCAGGaatcttttcaaaaagaaaaatcgtCCTCAATTGGTAATTGGAGCCCTGGGAATCCCAGCTTTCCAACAGCTAACAGGAATGAACTCTATTCTCTTTTATGCTCCTGTCATATTCCAGAGTTTGGGTTTTGGTTCAGGGGCAGCTCTCTACTCGTCTGTCATTACTGGCATAGCTCTTTGCATTGCTGCACTTATTTCAATGGCTTTTGTGGACAAATTTGGAAGAAGAGCTTTCTTCTTAGAAGCTGGTACTGAAATGATTATATACATG GTAATTGTTGCCATAACATTGGCTCTGGAATTTGGAGAAGGAAAGCCTCTTCCAAAAGGAATAGGTATCTTCCTTGTAATTGTCATCTGTTTATTTGTGTTGGCTTACGGAAGGTCATGGGGGCCTCTAGGTTGGTTAGTTCCAAGTGAGCTCTTCCCCTTGGAAATGAGGTCAGCTGGGCAGAGTGTGGTGGTCTGTAACAACCTCTTGTTCACAGCTTTAATAGCACAGGCTTTCCTCGCCGCGCTCTGTCATCTCAAATTCGGAATTTTCTTGGTCTTTGGTGGCTTGGTTGTCATCATGAGCGCCTTCATTTACTTCTTTTTGCCAGAAACAAAGCAAGTTCCAATTGAAGAAATTTATCTTCTCTTTGAAAATCACTGGTTCTGGAAGAGGATAGTCAAGGAAGATAATGGCAAGTTTGTTGAACCAGTTAAGTGA
- the LOC102618502 gene encoding E3 ubiquitin-protein ligase ATL42 — MNQLRFLCLLLLFMLFHVEAQSIADDSPSPDTVSNFKPSLAVVIGILCVMFILTFILLLYAKFCHRASSLFANTQIHNPALIRSTSRFSGIDKAVIESLPFFRFSSLKGSKQGLECAVCLSKFEDTEILRLLPKCKHAFHISCIDQWLEKHSSCPLCRLKVNAEDPTIFAYSNSMRFMFNNSERREDSNIELFIQREEEHRGSSRFSIGSSFRKNKEPNKEEELLIQEEAVDGDDDERILHKHNHKIIVSDVIFKNRWSSASSSDLMLLNSELINDMSSNRFSNPNDFGQFSTKRAIENNEQILKIKEEMEMKRLFENKFSTISKTSPGVLVPNVPSSSGSNKIISSLNTSRTINPTTDRKSMSEITAVSRFQDLGMKNRIRESSIDGNERTRRLWLPIARRTVQWFADRERRSRQQSQDRTQPPLDV, encoded by the coding sequence ATGAATCAATTGCGGTTTCTTTGTTTGCTTCTTTTGTTCATGCTCTTCCATGTTGAAGCTCAAAGCATTGCAGATGATTCTCCTTCACCAGATACTGTGTCAAATTTTAAACCAAGTCTAGCTGTTGTGATTGGAATCCTTTGTGTTATGTTTATACTAACATTTATTCTGCTTCTTTATGCAAAATTCTGTCACAGGGCATCCTCTCTTTTCGCCAATacacaaattcataatcctGCATTAATTCGATCAACTTCTCGATTCTCTGGTATCGATAAGGCTGTGATCGAGTCCCTTCCTTTCTTTAGATTCTCGTCTCTTAAAGGGTCAAAGCAAGGCCTTGAATGTGCAGTCTGcctttcaaaatttgaagataCTGAAATCCTGAGGCTTCTGCCAAAGTGCAAGCATGCATTTCACATCAGCTGTATTGATCAGTGGCTGGAGAAACACTCAAGCTGCCCCCTCTGCAGGCTCAAAGTCAACGCGGAGGATCCAACAATCTTTGCATATTCAAATAGTATGCGGTTCATGTTCAACAATTCCGAGCGGAGAGAGGACTCAAACATAGAGCTGTTTATCCAGAGAGAGGAAGAGCATCGAGGGTCATCAAGATTCAGCATCGGAAGCAGCTTTCGAAAGAATAAAGAACCCAACAAGGAAGAAGAACTGTTGATTCAAGAAGAAGCTGTTGATGGGGATGATGATGAGAGGATCCTGCACAAGCACAATCACAAGATTATTGTTTCTGATGTTATTTTCAAGAACCGATGGAGCAGTGCGAGTTCTTCAGACTTGATGTTACTGAATTCAGAATTGATTAATGACATGTCAAGCAATAGATTCTCTAACCCAAATGATTTTGGTCAGTTCTCGACAAAAAGAGCAATCGAAAATAATGAGCAAATTCTGAAGATTAAGGAGGAGATGGAGATGAAAAGATTGTTTGAAAACAAGTTTAGTACAATCAGCAAAACTAGTCCTGGAGTTTTAGTACCAAACGTTCCTTCTTCATCAGGTTCcaacaaaattatatcaaGTCTTAATACATCAAGAACCATTAATCCAACCACCGACAGAAAATCAATGTCAGAGATCACCGCTGTTTCAAGGTTTCAAGATTTGGGCATGAAGAACAGAATTAGAGAGTCGTCCATAGATGGAAATGAAAGAACAAGAAGGCTTTGGTTGCCGATTGCACGAAGAACAGTTCAATGGTTTGCAGATAGAGAGAGAAGATCTCGACAGCAGTCCCAGGACAGAACGCAGCCACCGTTAGAtgtataa
- the LOC102618220 gene encoding ninja-family protein mc410 — translation MEDDNGLELSLGLSCGGSAGKSKSKNGSPSDTLAEEVDRGNKIGDDFKTFLHGTTQKQDSGAGSQRSDSVKSQENFFNDLSKVSAEADASTNLNSRGRWVSNISRSAEIEEEKQSDAGNKRKMLFDEVNNKKRLEREALPSDLHDKTKTSHISITTTEGSTAENEDVAESEVEGSTSRMVSHQDDGSKRYITVGGSSEVPKEVRGFPDSSVVDAHGQKRFNGSSENEFKVGNISYGVPFSVQPMNIMNIPYTISVREANSAGVPGTSVVGMTQKMPTASGERSGAQPVNPGNTPVMFGYSPVQLPMFDKDNSWGLVPQSQQIHPSYAGRGPQNSDKHSDGIKIPQATMQSIGRNSSEAAQFDGRTIEWAKGEGKQHAAEEGSSARAEDVKVSGMNHRANDISDRSTPEGLSLDLSAIKPGIAAEIKFGGCGSCPNLPWVSTTGSGPNGRTISGVTYRYSSNQIRIVCACHGSHMSPEEFVRHASDENVNPESGTVVLTFPSSNPAASAQS, via the exons ATGGAGGATGATAATGGGCTTGAGCTGAGCCTCGGCTTATCTTGTGGTGGATCAGCTGGTAAATCCAAAAGTAAAAATGGTAGCCCTTCAGATACTTTAGCAGAGGAAGTTGACAGGGGAAACAAAATCGGAgatgattttaaaactttcctCCATGGCACCACCCAGAAACAGGACTCAGGTGCTGGGTCTCAGAGAAGTGATTCAGTGAAATCTCAAGAGAACTTCTTCAATGACCTATCCAAGGTCTCTGCTGAAGCTGATGCTTCTACTAACTTGAATAGTAGAGGACGTTGGGTCTCAAACATCAGCAGGTCTGCCGAGATTGAGGAGGAAAAACAATCTGACGCTGGTAATAAACGAAAAATGCTGTTTGATGaggtaaataataaaaaaagacttGAGAGGGAAGCACTTCCTTCTGATTTACATGACAAGACAAAGACGTCTCATATTTCCATAACAACAACGGAAGGCTCGACTGCTGAAAATGAAGATGTGGCGGAGTCTGAAGTTGAGGGTTCAACCTCAAGGATGGTTTCTCACCAAGATGATGGCTCCAAACGATACATTACAGTTGGTGGTTCCTCTGAGGTTCCAAAGGAGGTTCGGGGGTTTCCTGATTCGAGTGTTGTAGACGCACATGGACAAAAGAGGTTTAATGGTTCttcagaaaatgaatttaaggTCGGAAACATAAGTTATGGCGTTCCATTCTCAGTTCAACCAATGAACATTATGAATATACCTTACACCATATCTGTGCGGGAGGCTAACTCAGCTGGAGTCCCTGGCACATCAGTAGTTGGCATGACACAGAAGATGCCTACTGCAAGTGGTGAGCGATCAGGAGCCCAGCCTGTGAACCCTGGAAACACACCAGTTATGTTTGGCTACTCGCCTGTCCAACTTCCAATGTTTGATAAAGATAATTCATGGGGTTTGGTTCCTCAGTCTCAGCAGATCCACCCTTCTTATGCTGGTAGAGGTCCACAAAACTCAGATAAGCATAGCGATGGAATAAAGATTCCTCAAG CTACCATGCAATCAATTGGACGTAATTCATCCGAAGCTGCACAATTTGATGGGAGAACGATAGAATGGGCCAAAGGTGAAGGGAAACAGCATGCTGCAGAAGAAGGCTCCTCTGCTCGAGCAGAAGATGTAAAAGTAAGTGGCATGAACCATAGGGCAAACGATATATCCGACAGATCAACACCAGAAGGTCTTTCTCTTGATTTATCAGCTATAAAGCCTGGTATTGCTgctgaaataaaatttgggGGATGTGGTTCTTGCCCAAATTTACCATGGGTGTCAACCACAGGTTCTGGCCCAAATGGTAGAACAATTTCCGGTGTTACTTATAGGTACAGTTCAAACCAGATCAGGATTGTTTGTGCTTGCCATGGAAGCCATATGTCCCCAGAGGAGTTTGTTCGACATGCCAGCGATGAGAATGTTAACCCTGAGAGTGGCACTGTTGTGCTCACATTTCCAAGTTCGAACCCTGCTGCCTCTGCTCAGAGCTGA
- the LOC102617663 gene encoding CRS2-associated factor 1, chloroplastic, with product MALKLIIPFPIFSPPPNHNPNLNPNPPNHRPATEIRFSRWNNANAEEFNQRRRAQQEIEDDIRRHRRFDSATKITQSYDSSTSTATNGVAFKSAGTPSSPSRPSIPGRKSKYSKPATNSSVDHPAFRKISKREKTTNKSPEKPAASKSNISITEDGLSYVIDGAPFEFKYSYTEAPKAKPLKLREAAFSPFGPTTMGRPWTGRAPLPPSKKKLKEFDSFQLPPPNKKGVKPVQKPGPYLPGTGPRYVSTREEILGEPLTAEEVRELVESVKRSSRQLNMGRDGLTHNMLDNIHAHWKRRRACKIKCKGVCTVDMDNVCEQLEERTGGKIIYRRGGVLYLFRGRNYNYRNRPHFPLMLWKPITPVYPRLIQQVPDGLTLEEATEMRKKGRKLIPICKLGKNGVYCDLAKNVREAFEVCELVRINCQGMNGSDYRKIGAKLRDLVPCVLISFEREHILMWRGQEWKSSILKPGNDSEDAKESKVDGSISVAPPTAGNGSAPSHTQMLLVEGGSLNTFNSSISPKGYEEVQSALRENLSSIDGEEPFSVTKLSFADDNEQLSADESLSLADDDEPFSDSENLSSADDDEPFLASDSTTNVMEINETISATGCSNDKSDAMKNIFENVSKLENSGVGNDTSEPVSDTNECQTVLDNKGSVLGESAALSVGSETTLGSAESTRDQSEHFYVGSLNHDYQQNPSEVPEDHNVLTRLHGPSLEIVLHLMRQAVENGSAVVLDDATLDADSIYERSVAFAKSAPPGPVFQQRSRKIAIQKGEKKEAGHLKMKREVPNMVVSENRGNVRQSNRKKTKNSDEIEHGLDVVLSPQGSLKIDELAKLLA from the exons ATGGCGCTAAAATTAATCATCCCATTTCCAATCTTCTCTCCGCCACCAAACCATAACCCGAACCTGAATCCGAATCCGCCTAACCACCGCCCGGCCACCGAGATACGATTCTCGAGGTGGAACAACGCCAACGCTGAGGAATTCAACCAACGCCGACGCGCTCAACAAGAAATCGAAGATGACATCCGCCGACACCGCCGCTTCGACTCCGCCACCAAAATCACCCAAAGTTACGACTCTTCCACTTCCACAGCGACAAACGGTGTCGCGTTCAAGTCCGCGGGCACGCCTTCCTCTCCTTCAAGGCCCTCAATTCCGGGCAGAAAATCCAAGTACTCCAAACCCGCCACCAACTCCTCCGTCGACCATCCCGCATTCCGAAAAATATCTAAACGGGAGAAAACTACAAATAAGTCCCCGGAGAAACCGGCCGCCTCGAAATCGAACATTTCCATAACCGAAGACGGCCTCTCTTACGTAATCGACGGCGCACCGTTCGAGTTCAAGTACAGCTACACCGAGGCCCCAAAGGCGAAGCCGCTGAAGCTTCGGGAGGCGGCTTTCTCTCCGTTCGGTCCGACGACAATGGGTCGGCCGTGGACGGGGAGGGCTCCGCTGCCGCCGAGTAAGAAGAAGTTGAAGGAGTTCGATTCGTTCCAATTGCCGCCGCCAAACAAGAAAGGAGTGAAGCCGGTGCAGAAGCCGGGGCCATATTTGCCGGGAACAGGGCCCAGGTACGTCTCGACGAGAGAGGAGATACTGGGCGAGCCGTTAACGGCGGAGGAAGTTAGGGAATTAGTGGAATCGGTTAAAAGATCCAGCCGGCAGTTGAATATGG GTAGGGATGGATTGACGCACAACATGTTGGACAACATACATGCTCATTGGAAGAGGAGGAGAGCGTGCAAGATTAAGTGCAAAGGAGTGTGTACAGTGGACATGGACAATGTGTGTGAGCAATTAGAG GAAAGAACAGGAGGGAAGATTATTTATAGAAGAGGAGGAGTGCTGTATCTGTTTAGAGGCAGAAATTATAACTACAGAAATCGTCCACACTTTCCTCTAATGCTCTGGAAACCTATTACTCCTGTTTATCCGAGGTTGATTCAGCAAGTTCCAGACGGTCTGACACTGGAAGAAGCGACTGAAATGCGCAAGAAGGGACGAAAATTAATACCAATATGCAAGCTAG GGAAAAATGGTGTGTACTGTGACCTAGCAAAAAATGTTAGAGAGGCATTTGAAGTTTGTGAACTGGTCCGGATCAATTGTCAAGGAATGAATGGCAGCGACTACCGGAAAATTGGTGCTAAACTCAGG GATCTTGTCCCATGTGTTCTAATCTCTTTTGAACGTGAGCACATACTAATGTGGAGAGGACAGGAATGGAAGTCCTCTATCCTAAAACCGGGAAATGATTCTGAGGATGCAAAAGAATCCAAAGTCGATGGTTCAATTTCTGTTGCACCACCTACAGCAGGCAATGGATCAGCACCATCACATACTCAAATGCTCTTGGTTGAGGGGGGTAGTCTGAACACATTCAATTCAAGCATTTCCCCTAAAGGTTATGAAGAAGTGCAATCTGCATTACGTGAGAATTTGTCATCCATAGATGGGGAGGAACCATTCTCGGTTACTAAGTTGTCCTTTGCAGATGATAATGAACAACTTTCAGCTGATGAGAGTTTGTCCTTGGCTGATGACGATGAGCCATTCTCAGACAGTGAGAATTTGTCCTCCGCAGATGATGACGAGCCATTTTTGGCTTCTGATTCGACTACAAATGTGATGGAGATAAATGAAACCATATCAGCCACAGGCTGCTCAAATGATAAGTCTGATGCCATGAAGAATATCTTTGAAAATGTGAGCAAATTGGAAAACTCTGGTGTAGGTAATGATACCTCAGAACCTGTAAGTGATACAAATGAATGTCAGACCGTATTGGATAATAAGGGCTCTGTTCTTGGAGAGTCAGCAGCTTTGTCAGTTGGATCAGAGACCACGCTGGGAAGCGCTGAGAGCACTAGAGATCAATCAGAGCATTTCTATGTGGGTTCTTTAAATCATGACTATCAGCAAAATCCTTCTGAAGTCCCTGAAGATCACAATGTCCTGACAAGGTTGCATGGTCCTAGTTTGGAGATAGTTTTACATCTCATGCGGCAGGCAGTTGAAAATGGAAGTGCTGTGGTGTTAGATGATGCTACATTGGATGCAGACAGTATTTATGAAAGGTCGGTTGCTTTTGCCAAGTCAGCTCCACCTGGGCCTGTATTCCAGCAGCGATCCAGGAAGATAGCTATTCAAAAGGGGGAGAAGAAAGAAGCTGGgcatttgaaaatgaaaagggaAGTTCCAAATATGGTTGTTTCTGAGAATAGAGGGAATGTGAGACAGTCTAATaggaaaaaaactaaaaattctGATGAAATTGAGCATGGTTTAGATGTAGTACTATCACCTCAGGGAAGCCTGAAAATAGATGAACTTGCTAAACTGTTAGCATAG
- the LOC102617270 gene encoding probable glycosyltransferase At3g07620, whose translation MDIIAKFHGSCRAEIRRLLVITGMVVAVMVVFQSFSLVTNKGSIVMMVVGNSNTSVVNMSTSTKLDVAVASDEERLEPDMDRGLMVGVENYPNHSFYKLKGENSFNKGVTDDKSLNMGYATSLDNSSTETEAMEIEHGKLEKVEKVGSTYNFDDDPKATAGLELGGVQNRASPGDFTAEVEKLDVNSTASESISAANLSSTADVRQTTETQPMNPKVSKQPPASIPTNNLSAADISILKRWNRRPTSISKMDLLLLQSRVSSRSMRPSSSSVRDRELLSAKVEIENAPVSWNTPELHASVFRNVSIFKRSYELMESLLKVYIYKEGEKPIFHQPIMRGIYASEGWFMKLMEGNRKFVVRDPRKAHLFYLPFSSQMLRIALSEQKLQNHQDLQNYLKTYVKTISRKYRFWNRTGGTDHFVVACHDWAPKFTGQHLRNCIKALCNADVSKGFKIGMDTSLPVTYIRSAEAPLDNLGGNPPLKRSTLAFFAGRMHGYLRPILLNFWENKVDDMKIFGPMPHDVEGKRIYREHMKSSKYCICARGYEVHTPRVVEAIFYECVPVIISDNYVPPFFEVLNWEAFSVFVQEKDIPNLRNILLSIPEERYLAMQSRVKMVQKHFLWHKKPKKYDIFHMVLHSIWYNRLFNTRTK comes from the exons ATGGATATCATTGCAAAATTTCACGGGTCATGCCGTGCTGAAATCAGGAGATTGCTGGTGATTACTGGCATGGTAGTGGCTGTTATGGTTGTTTTTCAGAGTTTCTCACTAGTGACTAATAAGGGTTCCATTGTGATGATGGTGGTTGGCAATAGCAATACATCTGTTGTAAACATGTCAACATCGACTAAACTTGATGTAGCAGTGGCTAGTGATGAAGAAAGACTAGAACCAGATATGGATCGTGGTTTGATGGTCGGTGTTGAAAATTACCCAAATCATTCTTTTTACAAATTGAAGGGTGAAAACTCATTTAACAAGGGTGTAACCGACGACAAAAGTTTGAATATGGGATACGCGACAAGTTTGGATAATAGTTCTACTGAGACAGAGGCTATGGAAATCGAGCATGGGAAGCTAGAGAAGGTTGAAAAAGTAGGAAGCacttataattttgatgatgatccAAAAGCAACAGCTGGTTTGGAATTGGGAGGGGTTCAAAACAGAGCATCACCAGGAGATTTTACAGCAGAAGTTGAAAAGTTGGATGTAAACTCAACAGCTTCTGAGTCAATCTCAGCTGCCAACTTATCTTCCACCGCTGATGTCAGACAAACAACTGAAACTCAACCCATGAATCCTAAGGTATCCAAACAACCTCCAGCAAGTATTCCAACTAATAATTTATCTGCGGCAGATATTTCCATATTGAAGAGGTGGAATAGGCGGCCTACGTCAATATCCAAGATGGATTTATTACTGCTTCAGAGTCGTGTTTCTTCTCGTTCTATG aGACCGTCATCATCTTCTGTACGTGATCGTGAACTTCTATCTGCAAAAGTAGAGATTGAAAATGCTCCTGTTTCCTGGAATACTCCAGAACTTCATGCATCTGTATTTCGAAATGTTTCTATATTTAAAAG GAGCTACGAATTGATGGAAAGCCTTCTCAAAGTTTATATCTATAAAGAAGGAGAAAAACCAATATTCCATCAGCCAATCATGAGGGGAATTTATGCCTCAGAAGGATGGTTCATGAAATTGATGGAGGGAAATAGAAAATTTGTTGTAAGAGACCCAAGGAAAGCTCACTTGTTTTACCTACCCTTCAGTTCACAGATGCTACGGATAGCACTATCTGAACAAAAACTCCAGAATCATCAGGACTTGCAGAATTATTTGAAGACCTATGTGAAGACCATTTCCAGAAAATATAGATTCTGGAACAGAACTGGAGGGACAGATCATTTTGTTGTCGCTTGTCATGATTGG GCTCCAAAATTCACAGGGCAACACTTGCGGAATTGTATTAAAGCTCTTTGCAATGCAGATGTTAGTAAAGGGTTCAAAATAGGCATGGATACCAGTCTCCCTGTTACATACATACGTTCCGCAGAGGCTCCTCTGGACAATCTTGGAGGCAATCCTCCTCTAAAAAGATCTACTTTAGCTTTCTTTGCTGGAAGGATGCATGGTTATCTACGGCCGATCCTTCTAAACTTTTGGGAGAATAAAGTAGATGATATGAAAATCTTTGGCCCAATGCCTCACGATGTTGAAGGCAAAAGAATTTACAGGGAGCACATGAAGAGCAGCAAGTATTGCATATGTGCAAGGGGCTATGAAGTTCACACGCCTCGAGTGGTTGAGGCCATCTTCTACGAGTGTGTGCCGGTCATCATATCAGATAATTATGTTCCGCCTTTCTTTGAGGTACTGAACTGGGAGGCATTCTCGGTTTTTGTTCAAGAGAAGGATATCCCAAATTTGAGAAACATTTTGCTCTCCATCCCAGAAGAGAGATACCTAGCAATGCAGTCGAGAGTTAAGATGGTGCAAAAGCATTTCCTTTGGCACAAAAAGCCAAAGAAATATGACATATTCCATATGGTCCTTCACTCTATCTGGTACAATAGATTGTTCAACACAAGAACCAAATGA